Proteins from a genomic interval of Drosophila melanogaster chromosome 2R:
- the pdm3 gene encoding pou domain motif 3, isoform A — protein MEITDGHALLSPPPPSHSHSHSPFDSKDHVKELEFYKNLAAKAASLANQHSPPPMPLPLPLPMQIDGEEDENEGEGEGEGEAEEQSAEVMRLRREEQAQAKAFAAHLNGTMQDMINLQKLQNLATLQQQQQQQQQHPHPHHGHQHHHHHPATAAALASLQGLAASVFNSPLNLSVGGEPVATTGPSVAPTSPTHNGGKSKTAKGGSSGNGSGGSSANSGTSSAQQQQQPDNPSSSSSPHHPLSASSLANVLAAATASPPPSLQAPPASAQMPQLILASGQLVQGVQGAQLLIPTAQGIAVQTILTIPVSPQIPTTEQFLPNAFGAFASYQQQQQQQQQQRDLLPPSLAALQHATALPQLAQTPTNLLKPNLFSTGVQQLLTALHPELFAAAAATHQQQQQQQQQQVQQQREREREREREREREREREREQHLGIGHLPHSHLAADLRRSAERSPTAGSPTGGSPGLAAKGPQPPPPGAAFLLQQQLHIKPETQTHLHHHLQTQSTSAVSSTLPQISLRHPDELTAPQMDLKPLELSASTSPPAPPPRHHFGHSLRGSSTVSPKHSPQGRMGGSGGSTTTGMNLSQHHERHDRLERLERQERHERRSHTPTATATRASVSSSSSAGHHGGSLPSGRLSPPSSAPSNSAANSISDRGYTSPLFRTHSPQGHALSLGGSPRLERDYLGNGPSSGTATSTSSCGAPTAAGSSATANVLSSINRLNASNGELTITKSLGAPTATATRASSASPRDDSPGPGPSTSSVSHMQPLKLSPSSRSEPPHLSPNGNDNDNDLLMDSPNEPTINQATTNVVDGIDLDEIKEFAKAFKLRRLSLGLTQTQVGQALSVTEGPAYSQSAICSALAAQMYAAQLSTQQQNMFEKLDITPKSAQKIKPVLERWMKEAEESHWNRYKSGQNHLTDYIGVEPSKKRKRRTSFTPQALELLNAHFERNTHPSGTEITGLAHQLGYEREVIRIWFCNKRQALKNTVRMMSKGMV, from the exons ATGGAGATCACGGACGGCCATGCCCTCCTTTCGCCGCCGCCCCCTTCgcactcccactcccactcacCGTTCGACAGCAAGGATCACgtcaaggagctggagttcTACAAGAATCTGGCGGCGAAGGCGGCCTCCCTGGCCAACCAGCACTCCCCGCCGCCCATGCCCCTGCCCCTTCCGCTGCCCATGCAGATCGATGGCGAGGAGGACGAGAACGAGGGCGAGGGCGAAGGAGAGGGCGAGGCGGAGGAACAGTCGGCGGAGGTCATGCGGCTGCGGCGAGAGGAACAGGCTCAGGCCAAGGCGTTTGCGGCCCATCTGAACGGAACTA TGCAAGACATgataaatttgcaaaaattacaaaatttggCCACgctacagcagcagcaacagcagcagcagcagcatccgcatccgcatcatgggcaccagcaccaccatcaccatcccGCCACGGCCGCCGCACTAGCAAGTCTTCAAGGATTAGCCGCCTCGGTGTTCAATTCGCCGTTGAACCTCAGCGTGGGCGGTGAGCCCGTAGCAACCACCGGACCATCGGTGGCACCCACCTCGCCCACCCACAATGGCGGCAAGAGCAAGACCGCCAAGGGCGGCAGTTCCGGCAATGGCTCGGGCGGATCGTCCGCCAACTCCGGCACCAGCTCcgcccaacagcagcagcagccggataatcccagcagcagcagctccccGCACCACCCCCTGAGCGCCTCCTCGCTGGCCAATGTCCTGGCGGCGGCCACCGCCTCGCCCCCGCCCTCCTTGCAGGCGCCGCCGGCGAGCGCCCAGATGCCCCAGCTGATTCTTGCCTCCGGACAGCTGGTGCAGGGCGTCCAGGGTGCCCAGCTGCTCATACCCACGGCCCAAG GCATTGCCGTGCAGACCATCCTGACCATTCCGGTGAGTCCACAGATCCCCACCACGGAACAGTTTCTGCCCAACGCGTTCGGCGCCTTTGCGAGctaccagcaacagcaacaacagcagcagcagcagcgggacTTGCTACCGCCATCGCTGGCCGCACTGCAGCATGCCACTGCCCTGCCCCAGTTGGCACAGACACCCACGAATTTACTCAAGCCCAATCTGTTTTCGACGGGCGTGCAACAGCTGCTCACGGCTTTGCATCCGGAACTGTTTGCTGCGGCAGCTGCaacacatcagcagcagcagcagcaacagcagcagcaggtccAGCAGCAGCGGGAGAGGGAAAGGGAGAGAgaacgggaacgggaacgaGAACGGGAGCGGGAACGGGAGCAGCACTTGGGAATTGGTCACCTGCCGCACTCTCACCTGGCCGCCGATCTGAGGCGCTCAGCGGAGCGATCTCCGACGGCCGGATCGCCCACAGGCGGAAGTCCCGGATTGGCCGCCAAGGGGCCGCaacctcctcctcctggaGCCGCCTTTCTGctacagcagcaactgcacaTCAAGCCCGAGACTCAGACGCACCTGCACCATCACCTGCAGACGCAGTCCACTTCGGCGGTATCCTCCACGCTGCCACAGATTAGCCTGCGACATCCGGATGAGCTAACCGCTCCGCAAATGGACCTGAAGCCTCTCGAGCTGAGTGCCAGCACCTCGCCGCCGGCGCCGCCGCCTCGTCATCACTTCGGGCACAGCTTGCGGGGATCGTCGACGGTCTCACCGAAGCACAGTCCGCAGGGCAGGATGGGCGGCAGTGGCGGGTCCACAACCACGGGAATGAATCTCAGCCAGCACCACGAGCGGCACGATCGACTGGAGCGACTTGAGCGCCAGGAGCGCCACGAAAGACGCTCGCACACGCCCACGGCGACGGCCACCAGGGCCAGTGTTTCGTCCAGCTCGAGTGCAGGTCACCATGGCGGCAGTCTGCCCTCCGGGCGACTATCGCCGCCCAGTTCCGCCCCCTCGAACTCGGCGGCCAATAGCATCAGCGACAGAGGCTACACTTCCCCGCTGTTCCGCACCCACTCGCCCCAGGGCCACGCCCTATCGCTGGGCGGATCTCCGCGTCTGGAGCGGGACTACCTGGGCAACGGACCCAGTTCCGGAACTGCAACCTCGACTAGCAGTTGTGGAGCACCAACAGCGGCGGGATCCAGTGCCACGGCCAACGTACTTAGCAGTATAAACAG GCTGAATGCCTCCAATGGCGAACTGACCATTACGAAGTCCCTGGGAGCTCCTACGGCCACGGCCACGAGGGCCTCGTCCGCCTCGCCACGGGATGATTCACCTGGTCCGGGTCCATCCACATCGAGTGTTTCCCACATGCAGCCACTCAAACTGAGTCCATCGTCCAGAAGCGAACCGCCACACCTATCGCCCAATGGAAACGACAATGATAATGACCTGCTCATGGATTCACCGA ATGAACCCACCATCAACCAGGCCACTACCAACGTGGTGGACGGCATTGATCTGGACGAGATCAAAGAGTTCGCCAAGGCCTTCAAGCTGAGGCGCCTGTCCCTGGGACTCACACAAACCCAAGTGGGCCAGGCCTTATCGGTGACCGAGGGTCCGGCCTACAGCCAGAGTGCCATTTGCAG TGCACTCGCTGCGCAGATGTACGCCGCTCAACTGTCGACGCAGCAGCAGAACAT GTTCGAGAAGCTGGACATCACACCAAAGAGCGCACAGAAGATTAAGCCTGTGCTGGAGCGCTGGATGAAGGAGGCCGAAGAGAG CCACTGGAACCGCTATAAATCGGGTCAGAACCACCTAACCGACTATATCGGCGTGGAGCCGTCGAAGAAGCGCAAGAGGCGCACATCCTTCACGCCGCAGGCTCTGGAGCTCCTGAATGCCCACTTCGAGCGGAACACGCATCCTTCGG GCACCGAAATCACCGGACTGGCCCATCAGCTGGGATACGAGCGGGAAGTGATCCGGATCTGGTTCTGCAACAAACGGCAGGCCCTCAAGAACACCGTTCGCATGATGTCCAAGGGAATGGTATAG